Below is a window of Deltaproteobacteria bacterium DNA.
TTCTAGGGAGAAGGGGAGACGAACAACTAGTAAAGGACCTGCATGCATAAATTCCGCTACTCACCGGCTGGCAAAACTGAACCGATCGTCTTTGGTGCACAAGGACCGGCGTATTCATCGCTGCGTATCAATGAATGGGTAACCTATATGCACGAGCAAGGCATTCGTCGTGTCTGTTGCCTGCTGCATGAAGATCAACTGAAAGCCTATAAAGAAGATCTGCTCATCGCCTATGGTCGGGTGTTTGGCAGCGACAATGTCTGCTGGGCACCGATCCCTGACTACCATCTGTGTGATGTTGGCTTGCTGAAAGAACGGATTCTGCCGTTTCTCAAGGAGTCAGATGAAAAGCAATCACCGGTTGTTGTCCATTGCCAGGGTGGTCGTGGGCGCGCTGGACATGTGCTCGCCGCATGGCTGGTAGCTGGACGCGGGTTCACCGTGGAAGAGGCGATTGCCGGAGTCAAAGAAATGGGTCGCAATCCGCACGAAGCCGCTGATTGGGGCAATGCGCAGCCGGAGGATGTGTATACGTTGCTCGCGGCGTGTTTAGAGGGGACGATTGTATAAGACAGAGGAGTTTCTAGTTTCTGGTTCCTGGTTCCTAGTCCAAGGTCTAGAGTCCAGCACTTTGGGATTTGGGGCTAGGGACTTGGGGCTTGTTGAAGAAAGAAAAACTAGTCCCTAGTCCCCAGCCCCTAGCCCCAATTTTTACATCGCCGTAATTCCCCCATCCGCAGCCATCGCGAGCCCAGTGACAAACGACGCTGCTGGTGAACATAACCACACCACGACTTCGCCGATTTCTGATGGTTGTCCCATGCGACCAACTGGCTCGGAGGCTGCCATTTTTGCGGCGCGTTCGGCACGATGACCGGTGAGGCGACCCATCATTGGGGTGTCGATAGCACCAGGACAGACCGCGTTCACGCGAATGTTTTGCCGGGCGTATTCGAG
It encodes the following:
- a CDS encoding protein phosphatase translates to MHKFRYSPAGKTEPIVFGAQGPAYSSLRINEWVTYMHEQGIRRVCCLLHEDQLKAYKEDLLIAYGRVFGSDNVCWAPIPDYHLCDVGLLKERILPFLKESDEKQSPVVVHCQGGRGRAGHVLAAWLVAGRGFTVEEAIAGVKEMGRNPHEAADWGNAQPEDVYTLLAACLEGTIV